The window GGCAAAAAATTGGCCCTTTCCCTGGAAGTGCCGCAAGAAACTGGCGAAAAAGATACCCAGAAGAAAGCCGCAGAGCCTGTTCCTGAGCCTCAGCCGCCAAACTCATCTCCAATAACGCCTTCCCAGCCCATTGCCTCGGCAAAACCGGATAAAAAGCCCCATCCCCAGCTGCAGGAAGACTATACTTTCGAGACTTTTGTGGTCTCCGAGGACAATTCCTTTGCCTTTAACGCTGCTTCGGCTGTGGCCAGAAACCCAGGAATAGCAAAGAACTACAACCCCCTGCTTATTTACGGCGGCGTGGGGCTGGGGAAGACCCATTTGATGCAGGCCATAGGCCATTTCATCCATAACAACACCAGCTTGAAGATACTCTACATCAGGGGCGAAACCTTTATGCAGGACTTCGTCGATATGACCTTCCAGAAAAATATGCCGGACTTTAAGAAGAAGTACCGGAATGTGGATATTCTCCTTATTGACGACATCCATACCATAGAAAAAGGCGCAGGTACCCAGGAGGAGCTTTTCTATACCTTCGAAGAGCTCTACAAAAACAAAAAGCAGATGGTTTTTACCTGCGACAGGCCGGTTACCGAGCTGAAAGGCATGGCCCCAAGGCTTCAGTCCCGTTTCCAGTGGGGTCTCCACATCGATTTAAAGCCTCCAAATTACGAAACCCGCTATGCCATCCTCAAAAAGAAGATGGAAAACAGGAATGTGCTGGTTCCCGATGAAGTCATAGATCTGATAAGCAAGAATATTTCGTCCAATGTGCGTGATCTGGAAGGGGCCCTCAACAAACTGACTGCCTATGCGGAGCTTTTAGGCAAGCCCATCACCCTGGATATAGCCCGGAAAGAGCTGAAGGACCTCATCGATTCTTCCAAGCCCGGCAATCTTTCTGTGGAAAACATCCAGCGGGTAGTGGCGGATCATTTCCATCTTTCGCCCAATGACCTTAAGGGCAAAAAGCGGAGCCATACCATAGTCAGGGCCCGCCACATCGCCATGTACCTTATCCGAAACCTGACTGAGTACTCTTTTACCGATATAGGCGAGGACTTTGGCGGAAGGGATCATTCCACAGTTCTGGTGTCTTGCGATAAGATCGAGATCGAATGCCGCACGGATTCCAACCTCTATTCTACCATCGAAAACCTCAAAAGGACGATCAAGGAATATGGCGCAAAAAGCTGAAAACGTGTTAGTATGTGTTGGTATATAGTTTAGAATAGTGCATAAATAAGGCAGTTTTGAGAGGGCATGTTAGGAATGAGGGAAGCTGTGCATAAGCGGCATGGTTTTCCATGGGGTTTCAGGAAGGCTAATTCTTTGGCTTATATGGAATTGCCTCGTCTTTCCACCTATTAAGGCCCCCTATTACTACTATTACTATTTATATATATAATACTAATAGGAATTCAAGGAGTGTTACCATATGAAGTTTGCCTGT is drawn from Leadbettera azotonutricia ZAS-9 and contains these coding sequences:
- the dnaA gene encoding chromosomal replication initiator protein DnaA, encoding MAEYDYKPFWDETINQLHQKLGEEEFTIYLGNLKYLGASESEISVSVPSFFFREMFRSRYHNQLEEKLSELTGKKLALSLEVPQETGEKDTQKKAAEPVPEPQPPNSSPITPSQPIASAKPDKKPHPQLQEDYTFETFVVSEDNSFAFNAASAVARNPGIAKNYNPLLIYGGVGLGKTHLMQAIGHFIHNNTSLKILYIRGETFMQDFVDMTFQKNMPDFKKKYRNVDILLIDDIHTIEKGAGTQEELFYTFEELYKNKKQMVFTCDRPVTELKGMAPRLQSRFQWGLHIDLKPPNYETRYAILKKKMENRNVLVPDEVIDLISKNISSNVRDLEGALNKLTAYAELLGKPITLDIARKELKDLIDSSKPGNLSVENIQRVVADHFHLSPNDLKGKKRSHTIVRARHIAMYLIRNLTEYSFTDIGEDFGGRDHSTVLVSCDKIEIECRTDSNLYSTIENLKRTIKEYGAKS